A genomic segment from Bradyrhizobium sp. ISRA430 encodes:
- a CDS encoding S49 family peptidase, with the protein MAEQLNDRGGSGLADKLMQYLPARFRPGAAVVPVVRLSGVIGAVTPLRPGMTLAGVARVLERAFAYRNAKAVALVINSPGGSPVQSRQIFLRIKQLAAEKKLPVLVFVEDVAASGGYMIACAGDEIFCDPSSILGSIGVVGGSFGFQEAIKRLGIERRLYTAGAHKAMLDPFLPENPDDVARLKSIQREIHDIFIALVKGSRGARLKGADDTLFTGEYWAGESAIALGLADGIGDLRSTLRARYGEKVLTPVIAQPTGLLSGLLGRKSPGAGQLSAMESVAGLPDELISALETRAIWAKFGF; encoded by the coding sequence ATGGCCGAGCAATTGAATGATCGCGGGGGCTCGGGCCTTGCCGACAAACTGATGCAATATCTGCCGGCGCGCTTTCGCCCCGGTGCGGCGGTCGTACCGGTGGTGCGGCTGTCGGGCGTTATCGGCGCGGTGACGCCGCTGCGTCCGGGCATGACGCTCGCCGGCGTTGCCCGGGTGCTGGAGCGCGCCTTCGCGTATCGCAATGCCAAGGCGGTGGCGCTGGTGATCAATTCGCCCGGCGGCTCGCCGGTGCAGTCGCGCCAGATATTCTTGCGCATCAAGCAGCTCGCGGCGGAGAAGAAGCTGCCGGTGCTGGTGTTCGTCGAGGACGTCGCGGCCTCCGGCGGCTACATGATCGCCTGCGCGGGCGACGAGATCTTCTGCGATCCCTCCTCGATCCTCGGCTCGATCGGCGTGGTCGGCGGCAGCTTCGGCTTCCAGGAGGCGATCAAGCGGCTCGGCATCGAGCGGCGCCTCTACACCGCCGGCGCGCACAAGGCGATGCTCGATCCGTTCCTCCCGGAAAACCCCGATGACGTGGCGCGGCTCAAATCGATTCAGCGCGAGATCCACGACATCTTCATCGCGCTGGTGAAGGGAAGCCGCGGCGCGCGGCTGAAGGGTGCGGACGATACCCTGTTCACCGGCGAATACTGGGCCGGCGAAAGCGCGATCGCGCTGGGACTGGCCGACGGCATCGGCGATCTCCGCTCAACTCTTCGTGCCCGTTACGGCGAGAAGGTTCTCACCCCCGTGATCGCGCAGCCGACCGGGCTGCTCTCCGGCCTTCTGGGGCGGAAATCGCCGGGCGCAGGCCAGCTTTCGGCCATGGAATCGGTGGCGGGGCTGCCGGACGAACTGATTTCGGCGCTGGAAACCAGGGCGATTTGGGCGAAATTCGGGTTCTAG
- the glyS gene encoding glycine--tRNA ligase subunit beta, whose protein sequence is MPDLLLELFSEEIPARMQAKAADDLRRMVTDRLVAEGLVYEGARAFATPRRLALTVHGVPARQPDLKEERRGPRVGGPEPAIQGFLKATGLASLSEAKIQSDKKGDFYIALIEKPGRAAIDVLAEILPVIIRTFPWPKSMRWGARSAKSGALNWVRPLHAITATFGLETEEPDVVNFSVNGIEAGSTTYGHRFLAPAAIPVRRFEDYEAKLLNAKVVLDPERRKDAILTDAKQLAFAQGFELVEDQNLLDEVAGLVEWPVVLMGSFDQEFLATPAEVIRATIRNNQKCFVVRDPKTGKLANKFILVANIEATDGGKTIIAGNERVIRARLSDAKFFYETDLKTKLEDRLPKFEQIVFHEKLGTQAERIKRIERLTAEVAPLVGADVAKAKRAAHLAKADLLTEVVGEFPEVQGLMGKYYALAQGEDASVAAACEEHYKPQGPADHVPTDPVSVAVALADKLDTLVGFWAIDEKPTGSKDPYALRRAALGVIRLIAENTLRLSLLNVAASAHAGLSVKSADAQKLPSDLLAFFADRLKVQLREQGARHDLVDAVFALGGQDDLLMIIRRVDALGKFLDTDDGKNLLAGTKRASNILAIEEKKDKRTFDGAPDAALYSLGEEKALAKAIDEVKTEASSAVAKEDFAAAMSAMAKLRPPVDAFFDKVRVNDDDPKVRENRLRLLNEIRSATRAVADFSKIQD, encoded by the coding sequence ATGCCCGATTTGTTGCTTGAACTGTTCTCCGAAGAAATTCCCGCGCGCATGCAGGCGAAGGCGGCCGACGATCTGCGCCGCATGGTCACCGATAGGCTCGTTGCCGAAGGCCTCGTCTATGAGGGCGCAAGGGCGTTCGCGACGCCGCGCCGCCTTGCGCTGACCGTGCACGGCGTTCCCGCGCGCCAGCCCGACCTCAAGGAAGAGCGCCGCGGTCCGCGCGTCGGCGGACCCGAGCCCGCGATCCAGGGATTCCTGAAAGCCACGGGCCTTGCTTCACTCAGCGAAGCAAAAATCCAGAGCGACAAAAAGGGCGACTTCTACATCGCGCTGATCGAGAAGCCCGGCCGCGCCGCGATCGACGTGCTCGCCGAGATCCTGCCGGTGATCATCCGCACCTTCCCCTGGCCGAAATCGATGCGCTGGGGCGCGCGTTCGGCCAAATCAGGCGCGCTCAACTGGGTGCGTCCGTTGCACGCGATCACCGCGACGTTCGGGCTCGAGACCGAAGAGCCTGATGTCGTAAACTTCTCAGTGAATGGCATCGAGGCCGGCAGCACCACCTACGGCCATCGCTTCCTAGCGCCCGCTGCGATTCCCGTGCGCCGCTTCGAGGACTACGAAGCCAAGCTCTTGAACGCCAAGGTCGTGCTCGACCCCGAGCGGCGCAAGGACGCGATCTTGACCGACGCCAAGCAGCTTGCCTTCGCGCAAGGGTTCGAACTGGTCGAGGACCAGAACCTGCTCGACGAGGTCGCGGGCCTCGTCGAGTGGCCGGTCGTGCTGATGGGCTCGTTCGATCAGGAATTTTTGGCGACGCCTGCGGAAGTGATCCGCGCCACCATCCGCAACAACCAAAAATGTTTCGTGGTCAGAGACCCGAAGACCGGAAAACTCGCCAACAAGTTCATCCTGGTCGCCAATATAGAGGCGACCGACGGCGGCAAGACCATCATCGCCGGCAACGAGCGCGTGATCCGCGCGCGCCTGTCGGACGCGAAGTTCTTCTACGAGACCGACCTGAAGACCAAGCTCGAGGACCGGCTGCCGAAGTTCGAGCAAATCGTGTTCCACGAGAAGCTCGGTACGCAGGCTGAGCGCATCAAGCGCATCGAGCGTTTGACAGCGGAGGTTGCGCCGCTGGTCGGCGCCGACGTCGCCAAGGCCAAGCGCGCCGCGCATCTCGCCAAGGCGGATCTGCTGACCGAAGTCGTCGGCGAATTCCCGGAAGTGCAGGGCCTGATGGGCAAGTACTACGCGCTGGCGCAAGGCGAGGACGCCTCCGTCGCCGCGGCCTGCGAAGAGCACTACAAGCCGCAAGGGCCCGCCGATCACGTGCCGACCGATCCGGTCAGCGTCGCTGTCGCGCTCGCCGACAAGCTCGATACGCTCGTCGGCTTCTGGGCGATCGACGAAAAGCCGACGGGAAGCAAGGACCCTTACGCGCTGCGCCGCGCTGCGCTGGGCGTGATCCGGTTGATCGCGGAGAATACGCTGCGCCTCTCGCTGTTGAACGTGGCGGCGTCCGCGCATGCCGGTTTGTCGGTCAAGTCGGCCGACGCGCAGAAGCTCCCGAGTGATCTGCTCGCCTTCTTCGCCGACCGCCTCAAGGTCCAGCTCCGCGAGCAGGGCGCGCGGCACGATCTAGTCGACGCCGTGTTTGCGCTTGGCGGCCAGGATGATCTCCTGATGATCATTCGCCGTGTCGACGCGCTCGGCAAGTTCCTCGATACCGACGACGGCAAGAACCTGCTCGCCGGCACCAAGCGTGCCAGCAACATCCTCGCGATCGAGGAGAAGAAGGACAAGCGCACGTTCGACGGCGCGCCCGATGCGGCGCTCTACAGCCTCGGCGAGGAGAAGGCGCTGGCCAAGGCGATCGACGAGGTGAAGACGGAAGCAAGCAGCGCCGTTGCGAAGGAAGACTTTGCCGCCGCGATGAGCGCGATGGCGAAGCTGCGTCCGCCGGTCGATGCCTTCTTCGACAAGGTCCGCGTCAACGACGACGATCCGAAAGTGCGCGAGAACCGTCTGAGGCTGCTCAACGAAATCCGCAGCGCCACGCGTGCGGTCGCGGACTTCTCGAAGATCCAGGATTGA
- a CDS encoding glycine--tRNA ligase subunit alpha, which yields MDASLPAHMRPERSFQGFILALQRFWAEQGCVILQPYDMEMGAGTFHPATTLRALGPKPWNAAYVQPSRRPKDGRYGENPNRMQHYYQFQVIMKPSPPNLQELYLKSLAAIGINSAVHDIRFVEDDWESPTLGAWGLGWECWCDGMEVSQFTYFQQVAGFECAPVAGELTYGLERLAMYVQGVDRVYDLNFNGREGADKVTYGDVFLQAEQEYSRHNFEYADTAMLFEQFKMAEEACKKYLAAGWREGGNSKQHLMALPAYDQCIKASHVFNLLDARGVISVTERQSYIFRVRELAKACGEAWMHTEAGGAA from the coding sequence ATGGACGCCTCATTGCCCGCCCATATGCGCCCGGAACGTTCGTTCCAGGGCTTCATCCTCGCGCTCCAGCGATTCTGGGCCGAGCAGGGCTGCGTGATCCTGCAGCCTTACGACATGGAGATGGGCGCGGGCACCTTCCATCCGGCGACCACGCTGCGGGCGCTGGGGCCAAAACCCTGGAACGCGGCCTATGTGCAGCCCTCGCGCCGGCCCAAGGATGGCCGCTACGGCGAGAATCCGAACCGGATGCAGCACTACTACCAGTTCCAGGTGATCATGAAGCCGTCGCCGCCGAATCTTCAGGAGCTGTACCTGAAGTCGCTCGCCGCGATCGGCATCAATTCCGCCGTGCACGACATCCGCTTCGTCGAGGACGACTGGGAGAGCCCGACGCTGGGCGCCTGGGGCCTCGGCTGGGAGTGCTGGTGCGACGGGATGGAAGTGTCGCAGTTCACCTACTTCCAGCAGGTCGCGGGCTTCGAATGCGCGCCGGTGGCCGGCGAACTCACCTACGGGCTCGAGCGCCTCGCGATGTATGTGCAGGGGGTCGACCGCGTCTATGACCTCAACTTCAACGGCCGCGAGGGCGCCGACAAGGTCACCTACGGCGACGTCTTCCTCCAGGCCGAGCAGGAATATTCGCGGCATAACTTCGAATATGCCGACACGGCGATGCTGTTCGAACAGTTCAAGATGGCCGAGGAGGCCTGCAAGAAATATCTCGCCGCCGGCTGGCGCGAAGGCGGCAACAGCAAGCAGCACCTGATGGCGCTGCCCGCCTATGACCAGTGCATCAAGGCGAGCCATGTCTTCAACCTGCTCGATGCGCGCGGCGTGATCTCAGTGACGGAGCGGCAGAGCTACATCTTCCGGGTGCGCGAATTGGCAAAGGCCTGCGGCGAAGCCTGGATGCACACCGAAGCCGGTGGAGCGGCCTGA
- the ppdK gene encoding pyruvate, phosphate dikinase: protein MAKAASKPKKMPAKSKSYAKAKAAPPARKALPKSATKRVVKPAAKVAAKAATKPAAPKVAAKPAPSAVKAGKWVFTFGDGKAEGKAEMRDLLGGKGANLAEMANLGLPVPPGFTIPTSVCTYFYAHGKTYPKELKAQVEKALDYVGKLTGKIFGDAKNPLLVSVRSGARASMPGMMDTVLNLGLNDETVEALAELSGDRRFAYDSYRRFITMYSDVVLGFEHHHFEEILDTFKDSQGYSLDTDLSAEDWVDLVGKYKDAVAREIGRDFPQDPHDQLWGAIGAVFSSWMNARAVTYRKLHDIPESWGTAVNVQAMVFGNMGETSATGVAFTRNPSTGESKLYGEFLINAQGEDVVAGIRTPQDITEQARQESGSDKPSMETAMPEAFKELTRFYTLLEKHYRDMQDMEFTVEQGKLWMLQTRGGKRTAKAALRIAVELANEGLISKKEAVTRIDPASLDQLLHPTIDPNAKRDVIATGLPASPGAASGEIVFSSDEAAKLQADGHKVILVRIETSPEDIHGMHAAEGILTTRGGMTSHAAVVARGMGKPCVSGCGTIRVDYGRGTMSVGSRTFKTGDVITIDGSLGQVLAGRMPMIEPELSGEFGTLMTWADQVRKIGVRVNADTPEDARTALKFGAQGIGLCRTEHMFFEETRIRTVREMILSEDEQSRRAALAKLLPMQRADFVELFEIMKGLPVTIRLLDPPLHEFLPHTHAEIEEVARAMNTDPRRLADRARELSEFNPMLGFRGCRIAIAYPEIAEMQARAIFEAAVEAQKRTGKAVGLEVMVPLIATKAELDLVKARIDATAQSVMRDANTKLAYQVGTMIELPRACLIAGEIAESAEFFSFGTNDLTQTTYGISRDDAASFLGPYVTKGILQIDPFISLDQEGVGELVKIGVARGRKTRASLKMGICGEHGGDPASVAFCHAVGLDYVSCSPYRVPIARLAGAQAALGKEIASQA, encoded by the coding sequence ATGGCCAAAGCCGCCTCGAAGCCTAAGAAAATGCCAGCGAAATCAAAGTCCTATGCCAAGGCGAAAGCCGCCCCGCCAGCCCGCAAAGCACTTCCGAAGAGCGCTACAAAGCGGGTCGTGAAGCCGGCTGCCAAGGTGGCCGCGAAGGCCGCGACCAAGCCGGCGGCCCCCAAGGTGGCTGCGAAGCCGGCGCCCAGCGCGGTCAAGGCCGGCAAGTGGGTCTTCACGTTCGGTGACGGCAAGGCTGAGGGCAAGGCCGAGATGCGCGACCTGCTCGGCGGCAAGGGCGCCAACCTCGCCGAAATGGCCAATCTCGGCCTGCCAGTGCCTCCCGGCTTCACCATCCCGACCTCGGTCTGCACCTACTTCTACGCACACGGCAAGACCTATCCGAAGGAATTGAAAGCGCAGGTTGAGAAGGCGCTCGACTATGTCGGCAAATTGACCGGCAAGATCTTCGGCGATGCCAAGAACCCGCTACTCGTCTCCGTGCGCTCCGGCGCGCGCGCCTCGATGCCGGGCATGATGGATACCGTGCTCAATCTCGGCCTCAACGACGAGACCGTGGAAGCGCTGGCCGAACTGTCGGGCGATCGCCGCTTCGCCTACGACAGCTATCGCCGCTTCATCACCATGTATTCCGACGTGGTGCTCGGCTTCGAACATCATCACTTCGAGGAGATCCTCGACACCTTCAAGGACAGCCAGGGCTACTCGCTCGATACTGACCTGTCCGCCGAGGACTGGGTCGATCTGGTCGGCAAATACAAGGACGCGGTCGCGCGCGAAATCGGCCGGGATTTCCCGCAGGATCCGCACGATCAGCTCTGGGGAGCCATCGGCGCGGTGTTTTCCTCCTGGATGAACGCGCGCGCGGTGACATACCGCAAGCTGCACGACATTCCGGAATCCTGGGGCACCGCTGTCAACGTGCAGGCCATGGTGTTCGGCAACATGGGCGAGACTTCGGCGACCGGCGTCGCGTTCACGCGCAACCCCTCGACCGGCGAGAGCAAGCTCTACGGCGAGTTCCTGATCAACGCGCAAGGCGAGGACGTGGTGGCGGGCATCCGCACGCCGCAGGACATCACCGAGCAGGCGCGCCAGGAATCCGGCTCCGACAAGCCTTCGATGGAGACGGCGATGCCGGAGGCCTTCAAGGAGCTGACGCGCTTCTATACGCTGCTCGAGAAGCACTACCGCGACATGCAGGACATGGAGTTCACGGTCGAGCAGGGCAAGCTCTGGATGCTCCAGACCCGCGGCGGCAAGCGCACCGCCAAGGCGGCGCTGCGCATTGCGGTCGAGCTCGCCAATGAAGGCCTGATCTCCAAGAAGGAAGCGGTGACCCGGATCGATCCGGCGTCGCTCGACCAGCTCCTGCATCCGACCATAGATCCCAACGCCAAGCGCGACGTGATCGCGACCGGCCTGCCGGCTTCGCCGGGTGCTGCCTCCGGCGAGATCGTGTTCTCCTCGGATGAAGCGGCCAAGCTCCAGGCCGACGGGCACAAGGTCATCCTGGTTCGCATCGAGACCAGCCCCGAAGACATCCACGGCATGCACGCCGCCGAAGGCATCTTGACCACGCGCGGCGGCATGACCTCGCATGCCGCGGTGGTCGCGCGCGGCATGGGCAAGCCCTGCGTCTCCGGCTGCGGCACCATCCGCGTCGATTACGGCCGCGGCACCATGAGTGTCGGTTCGCGCACCTTCAAGACCGGCGACGTCATCACCATCGACGGCTCGCTCGGCCAGGTGCTGGCCGGCCGCATGCCGATGATCGAGCCGGAGCTGTCCGGCGAGTTCGGCACGCTGATGACCTGGGCCGACCAGGTCCGCAAGATCGGCGTGCGCGTCAATGCCGATACGCCGGAGGACGCGCGTACTGCGCTCAAGTTCGGCGCGCAGGGCATCGGCCTGTGCCGCACCGAGCACATGTTCTTCGAGGAGACGCGCATCCGCACGGTGCGCGAGATGATCCTCTCCGAGGATGAGCAGTCGCGCCGCGCCGCGCTCGCCAAGCTCCTGCCGATGCAGCGCGCCGACTTCGTCGAGCTGTTCGAGATCATGAAGGGCCTGCCCGTCACGATTCGTCTGCTTGATCCGCCGCTGCACGAGTTCCTGCCGCACACCCACGCCGAGATCGAGGAAGTGGCGCGTGCCATGAACACCGATCCGCGGCGCCTGGCTGACCGCGCGCGCGAGCTGTCGGAGTTCAATCCGATGCTCGGCTTCCGTGGCTGCCGTATCGCGATCGCCTATCCGGAGATCGCCGAGATGCAGGCGCGCGCGATCTTCGAGGCGGCAGTCGAGGCGCAGAAGCGCACCGGCAAGGCCGTCGGTCTCGAGGTGATGGTGCCGCTGATCGCGACCAAGGCCGAGCTTGACCTCGTCAAGGCGCGGATCGATGCGACCGCACAGTCCGTGATGCGCGACGCCAACACCAAGCTCGCCTATCAGGTCGGCACCATGATCGAGCTGCCGCGCGCCTGCCTGATCGCCGGTGAGATCGCGGAGAGCGCCGAGTTCTTCTCCTTCGGCACCAACGATCTCACCCAGACCACCTACGGCATCAGCCGCGACGACGCCGCGAGCTTCCTCGGGCCTTACGTGACGAAGGGCATTCTGCAGATCGACCCCTTCATCTCGCTCGACCAGGAAGGCGTCGGCGAGCTCGTCAAGATCGGCGTCGCACGCGGCCGCAAGACGCGGGCCTCGCTCAAGATGGGCATCTGCGGCGAGCACGGCGGCGATCCCGCCTCCGTCGCGTTCTGCCACGCGGTCGGTCTCGACTACGTTTCCTGCTCGCCCTATCGCGTGCCGATCGCCCGCCTCGCTGGCGCGCAGGCCGCGCTCGGCAAGGAGATTGCGAGCCAGGCGTGA
- a CDS encoding DUF1236 domain-containing protein has product MRNRILALAALAAAVGSPVAAQAQTVGRAPAVVDSAPTIAVEQRPAFRAYVTEQRVPTFTVPDRIVVGATLPESGVTYYDVPQRFGATTYRYTVVNGETVLVEPRSRRIVEVLD; this is encoded by the coding sequence ATGCGGAACAGGATTCTTGCTCTTGCAGCGCTCGCGGCCGCGGTCGGCTCGCCCGTCGCGGCGCAGGCGCAAACGGTGGGACGCGCTCCCGCCGTGGTCGATAGCGCCCCGACCATTGCGGTCGAGCAGCGGCCGGCCTTCCGCGCATATGTCACCGAGCAGCGCGTGCCGACCTTCACCGTGCCCGATCGCATCGTGGTCGGTGCCACCTTACCTGAAAGCGGTGTGACCTATTATGACGTCCCGCAACGTTTCGGCGCGACGACCTACCGCTACACCGTCGTGAACGGCGAGACCGTGCTGGTCGAACCACGCTCGCGGCGCATCGTCGAGGTGTTGGACTAG
- a CDS encoding DUF3096 domain-containing protein, with product MHITVAHISPILSLIAGVLILIMPRLLNLIVAIFLIVNGAIGLGLLKWLHL from the coding sequence ATGCACATCACCGTCGCCCACATTTCGCCGATCCTGTCGTTGATTGCGGGCGTGCTCATCCTGATCATGCCGCGGCTTCTCAACCTGATCGTCGCGATCTTCCTTATCGTGAATGGCGCGATCGGACTCGGGCTCCTGAAGTGGCTCCACCTCTAG